Proteins encoded in a region of the Dreissena polymorpha isolate Duluth1 chromosome 6, UMN_Dpol_1.0, whole genome shotgun sequence genome:
- the LOC127836376 gene encoding uncharacterized protein LOC127836376, translating to MAMLFRRASSTEGRLKRSSNEIKSRDMSTKKKVIRKVQELSGNGKVEVTSAWTIDMSNSQYRVSFSRDNLHVWINGTAVETTCYITDQGYDVDLFFTLEGQEGHIYSDVEGHEMINYLLINGEIKGQDYQMKVDSAE from the exons ATGGCAATGTTGTTTCGAAGAGCCTCATCAACTGAAGGGCGATTGAAGCGGAGCAGTAATGAAATCAAATCAAGAGATATGTCGACGAAGAAAAAGGTCATAAG GAAGGTACAAGAGCTTAGCGGGAACGGTAAAGTCGAGGTGACCTCTGCGTGGACCATTGATATGTCAAACTCCCAGTACAGGGTCTCCTTTT CTCGGGACAATCTTCATGTCTGGATTAACGGGACGGCGGTGGAGACAACG TGCTATATTACCGACCAGGGTTACGACGTGGACCTTTTCTTCACGCTGGAGGGCCAGGAAGGGCACATCTACAGCGACGTCGAGGGACACGAAATGATCAACTATCTGCTCATCAACGGCGAGATAAAGGGGCAGGACTACCAAATGAAAGTGGATAGCGCGGAATAA